In Procambarus clarkii isolate CNS0578487 chromosome 53, FALCON_Pclarkii_2.0, whole genome shotgun sequence, the following proteins share a genomic window:
- the LOC123767269 gene encoding neuromodulin-like produces MHNACTLKTERQLLQDLQQGLVKRASSKKRRHITLGIFLECLDSEQNVRSSTGYAVYRKITVYALIQIFKLDNDFTLSFIEQSLYPFRPADSQKVQDTTRRSRRPREDPGGYEKVQEATRRSRRLREGPGDHEKVQEATRRSRRQREGPGDPEKVQETTRRSRKPREGPGDHEKVQEATRRSRRLREGPGDYEKVQETTRRSRRPREGPGGYEKVQEATRRSRRLREGPGDYEKVQETTRRSRRPREGPGDHEKVQEATRRFRRQQEVPGGNTPDISKIQEITRGGQESTGRISSRSNISKRSSSSSSSSSSSSSNNSCSPITNPPPAAVAAAAAVAAAAAAAAAAAAAAAAAAITAAAPLLTPHQQQYQQFA; encoded by the exons ATGCATAATGCATGCACTCTCAAGACTGAACGACAGCTTCTTCAAGACCTGCAACAAGGCCTCGTTAAACGAGCCTCCAGCAAG AAACGTCGCCACATCACTCTAGGCATTTTCCTAGAGTGCCTAGACTCAGAACAAAATgttcgaagtagcacgggctatg CCGTATACCGTAAAATAACCGTATATGCTCTAATTCAAATATTCAAACTAGATAATGATTTCACACTCTCGTTCATTGAACAGTCCTTATACCCCTTTAGACCTGCAG ACAGCCAGAAGGTCCAGGACACCACGAGAAGGTCCAGGAGACCACGAGAAGATCCAGGAGGCTACGAGAAGGTCCAGGAGGCTACGAGAAGGTCCAGGAGGCTACGGGAAGGTCCAGGAGACCACGAGAAGGTCCAGGAGGCTACGAGAAGGTCCAGGAGACAACGAGAAGGTCCAGGAGACCCCGAGAAGGTCCAGGAGACCACGAGAAGGTCCAGGAAACCACGAGAAGGTCCAGGAGACCACGAGAAGGTCCAGGAGGCCACGAGAAGGTCCAGGAGACTACGAGAAGGTCCAGGAGACTACGAGAAGGTCCAGGAGACCACGAGAAGGTCCAGGAGACCACGAGAAGGTCCAGGAGGCTACGAGAAGGTCCAGGAGGCTACGAGAAGGTCCAGGAGACTACGAGAAGGTCCAGGAGACTACGAGAAGGTGCAGGAGACTACGAGAAGGTCCAGGAGACCACGAGAAGGTCCAGGAGACCACGAGAAGGTCCAGGAGGCTACGAGAAGGTTCAGGAGGCAACAAGAAGTTCCTGGAGGCAACACACCAGACATCAGCAAAATTCAGGAAATTACCAGAGGGGGTCAAGAGTCAACGGGAAG AATCAGTAGCAGAAGCAACATAAGTAaacgtagcagcagcagcagcagcagcagcagcagcagcagcagcaataacagcTGCAGCCCCATTACTAACcccccaccagcagcagtagcagcagcagcagcagtagcagcagcagcagcagcagcagcagcagcagcagcagcagcagcagcagcagcaataacagcTGCAGCCCCATTACTAACCCCCCACCAGCAGCAGTATCAGCAGTTCGCTTGA